The following are encoded together in the Perca fluviatilis chromosome 23, GENO_Pfluv_1.0, whole genome shotgun sequence genome:
- the phlda1 gene encoding pleckstrin homology-like domain family A member 1: MLENGRKVFKEGLLEKRSDGLLQLWKKKHCVLTEDGVLLLPPKQHDQPQHGGGDTGKVKELHFANMKTVDCVERKGKYVYFTVVMLEGKEIDFRCPQDEGWNAEITLQMVQYKNRQAILAVKSTRQKQQLLVVQMPGQKTVRSSPNVA; the protein is encoded by the coding sequence ATGCTGGAAAACGGGAGGAAGGTGTTCAAGGAGGGTCTGCTGGAGAAGCGAAGCGACGGGCTGCTGCAGCTCTGGAAGAAGAAGCACTGCGTCCTGACCGAGGACGgcgtgctgctgctgccgcccaAGCAGCACGACCAGCCGCAGCACGGCGGCGGGGACACGGGCAAAGTCAAGGAGCTGCACTTCGCCAACATGAAGACGGTGGACTGCGTGGAACGGAAGGGCAAGTACGTCTACTTCACGGTGGTCATGCTGGAAGGGAAGGAGATCGACTTCAGGTGCCCGCAGGACGAGGGCTGGAACGCGGAGATCACCCTGCAGATGGTCCAGTACAAGAACCGGCAGGCGATCCTGGCCGTCAAGTCCACCCGGCAGAAGCAGCAGCTGCTTGTCGTGCAGATGCCCGGTCAGAAGACGGTCCGCAGCTCGCCGAACGTTGCGTGA